One Silene latifolia isolate original U9 population chromosome 4, ASM4854445v1, whole genome shotgun sequence DNA segment encodes these proteins:
- the LOC141651266 gene encoding uncharacterized protein LOC141651266, whose protein sequence is MDFAWGFQLCKSPPEYQDIADFNEGVQQAHLEDLNCTRCRFTWTNKQEEGARKWMKLDRAIANIDWITRFPNTSAHALEPGVSDHSPIVVDADCGERYYPKMFKFLNCWTHHSLFQRLVEAYMNSVLHCQRNLKKDLKQLHKEHFSSITDRVVVIWDQLRSCQQAIQLDPLNTVLKSLTKEQKFMILKWGC, encoded by the coding sequence ATGGATTTTGCTTGGGGATTTCAACTGTGTAAATCCCCTCCTGAATATCAAGATATTGCTGACTTCAATGAGGGTGTTCAGCAGGCTCATTTGGAAGACTTGAATTGCACTAGGTGTCGTTTTACGTGGACAAATAAGCAAGAGGAGGGTGCTCGAAAATGGATGAAGTTAGATAGAGCAATTGCAAATATTGATTGGATCACCAGATTTCCCAACACTTCTGCTCATGCTTTAGAGCCTGGAGTGTCTGACCACTCTCCTATAGTGGTAGATGCTGATTGTGGGGAGCGTTATTACCCAAAAATGTTTAAATTTTTGAACTGTTGGACTCATCACTCTCTATTTCAGCGGCTGGTGGAGGCATACATGAATAGTGTTTTGCACTGCCAGAGGAATCTTAAAAAAGATCTTAAGCAACTGCATAAAGAGCATTTCTCTAGCATCACTGATAGGGTTGTTGTTATCTGGGATCAGTTGAGGAGTTGCCAGCAAGCCATTCAGCTGGATCCACTGAATACTGTCCTTAAATCACTTACTAAAGAGCAAAAGTTCATGATATTAAAATGGGGATGCTAG